The Micromonospora sp. NBC_01740 genome includes a window with the following:
- a CDS encoding sugar ABC transporter permease, with translation MTTTVVHKDGPAAVTPPATLASHVRNYVGRVRGGDIGALPAVLGLVVLCTVFSIMQPTFLSAGNFANLFTQGAAVTLIAMGLVFVLLLGEIDLSAGFASGVCAAILANVVTVLGYPWYVAVIAAIVTGVAIGTTLGFLVAKIGIPSFVVTLAGFLAFQGIVLMLMEEGANISVRDEVLVAIANRNLPPVLGWLLAAVAVAGYAAVQLLRHRTRVARGLVTDPIAVVFARIGGLALVLGVAVFILNLERSRNVVISSLKGVPIVVPIIAVLLVFWTFVLQRTSYGRHVYAVGGNKEAARRAGINVDRIRISVFVICSSMAAVGGIVAASRANSVDPNTGGSDVLLYAVGAAVIGGTSLFGGKGRVLDAVLGGAVVAVIDNGMGLMGYSSGVKYVVTGVVLLLAASVDAFSRRRSTATGNR, from the coding sequence ATGACCACCACCGTCGTGCACAAGGACGGCCCGGCGGCCGTCACACCGCCGGCCACCCTCGCCAGCCACGTCCGCAACTACGTCGGTCGGGTCCGTGGCGGCGACATCGGGGCGCTGCCCGCCGTACTCGGCCTGGTCGTGCTCTGCACGGTCTTCTCGATCATGCAGCCGACGTTCCTCAGCGCCGGCAACTTCGCCAACCTGTTCACCCAGGGCGCCGCGGTCACGCTGATCGCCATGGGGCTGGTCTTCGTCCTGCTGCTCGGCGAGATCGACCTCTCCGCCGGCTTCGCCAGCGGCGTCTGCGCCGCCATCCTCGCCAACGTGGTCACCGTGCTCGGCTACCCGTGGTACGTGGCCGTGATCGCCGCGATCGTCACCGGCGTGGCGATCGGCACCACCCTCGGCTTCCTCGTCGCGAAGATCGGCATCCCGTCGTTCGTGGTGACCCTCGCCGGGTTCCTCGCCTTCCAGGGCATCGTGCTGATGCTGATGGAGGAGGGCGCCAACATCTCGGTGCGCGACGAGGTGCTGGTGGCCATCGCCAACCGCAACCTCCCGCCCGTCCTGGGCTGGCTGCTGGCCGCGGTGGCGGTCGCCGGCTACGCGGCCGTGCAACTGCTCCGGCACCGTACGCGGGTCGCCCGGGGTCTGGTCACCGACCCGATCGCGGTGGTCTTCGCCCGCATCGGCGGGCTGGCGCTCGTCCTCGGCGTCGCGGTCTTCATCCTCAACCTGGAGCGCAGCCGCAACGTCGTGATCAGCTCGCTCAAGGGCGTGCCGATCGTGGTGCCGATCATCGCGGTGCTGCTGGTCTTCTGGACCTTCGTGCTCCAGCGCACCAGCTACGGCCGGCACGTCTACGCGGTGGGCGGCAACAAGGAGGCGGCGCGCCGCGCCGGCATCAACGTGGACCGCATCCGCATCTCGGTCTTCGTGATCTGCTCCTCGATGGCGGCCGTCGGCGGCATCGTCGCCGCCAGCCGGGCCAACTCGGTGGACCCCAACACAGGCGGCAGTGATGTACTGCTCTACGCGGTCGGCGCGGCCGTCATCGGAGGCACCAGCCTCTTCGGCGGCAAGGGCCGGGTGCTGGACGCCGTCCTCGGTGGCGCGGTCGTCGCGGTCATCGACAACGGGATGGGCCTGATGGGATACAGCTCGGGGGTGAAGTACGTGGTCACCGGCGTGGTGCTGCTGCTCGCCGCGAGCGTGGACGCGTTCTCCCGCCGGCGTTCCACCGCCACCGGCAACCGCTGA